TGGTCACCATCGCCTCACTGGTCGTGGCCTGGCTCTACGGGGGGCCGGAGGCGTTCGCCCTCGCCCTGATTCTCGGCATCCTCGAGGTCTCGTTGTCGTTCGACAATGCGGTGGTCAATGCGACCATCCTGCGGCGGATGAGCGACTTCTGGCAGCAGATATTCCTCACCATCGGCATTCTGATCGCGGTGTTCGGCATGCGTCTGCTGTTCCCACTGGCGATCGTCTGGATCACCGCCGGCCTGTCCCCGACGAGGGCGCTGGACCTGGCCCTGAATCCGCCGCCGGGCGATGCCGCGTACTTCCCGGATGGCTCGCCGAGCTACGAGACGCTGGTCACCGACGCGCATCCGCAGATCGCGGCGTTCGGTGGCATGTTCCTGCTGATGTTGTTCCTGGACTTCGTGTTCGAGGATCGGGATATCACCTGGTTGTCCTGGTTGGAGCGGCCGCTCGCCCGGATCGGCAAGCTGGACATGGTGTCGGTGGTCGTGGCGTTGATCGCCCTGGTGCTCACGGCGGAGTTCCTTGCCGCGGAGGACAAGGTGGCCACGGTGATGGTCTCGGGCGCACTCGGTCTGGTCGTCTATATCGTGGTGAACGGGTTGGGTGAGTTGTTCGACGCCGAGACGCATGCCGAGCATGCGGCCGAGGCGTCGAGTCACGGCGGCCCGAGCGAGCTGGCCAAGGCCACCGGCAAGGCCGGCTTCTTCCTGTTCCTCTACTTGGAGGTGCTGGACGCGTCGTTCAGCTTCGACGGCGTCATCGGCGCCTTCGCGATCACCTCCGACCCGATCATCATCGCGCTCGGCCTCGGCCTGATCGGTGCCATGTTCGTCCGGTCGATCACGATCTACCTGGTACGCAAGGGCACGCTGAACGAGTACCGGTACCTGGAGCACGGTGCCTTCTGGGCGATCGGAGCGCTCGCCGTGATCCTGTTGATCACCGTCGGCAACATCCACGTGCCGGAACTGGTCACCGGGCTGGTCGGGGTGGCGTTGATCGGTGCAGCGTTCATCACCAGCCTGATCAGCAATCGACGGGATGGAGATCGCAGCGGCGACGACACACCGGCCGCCGTACCGGTGGGGTAGCCACGAGGTGCCGACAAAGGCCGGCCGGGTCGAACCCGGCCGGCCTTTGGCGTCGGTGTGAAACCCGGTCTATGCCGTGGTGCTACGTCGGGGCGCCGGCGCAGATCGAATCTCGGTACCACCCGACGGTGCTCGCGATGCCGGCTTCCAACCCGATCGACGGCGTCCAGCCGGTGGCTCGGAGTTTGCTCACATCCAGCAACTTGCGCGGTGTGCCGTCCGGCTTGCTGGTGTCCCAGCGGATCTCGCCGGAGTAATCGACGGCATCGGCGACCATGCCGGCAATCTCGGCAATGCTGTGGTCGATCCCGGTACCCACGTTGACGTGGTCGTCGCCGTCGTAGTTCGCCAGCAGGTGCAGGCAGGCGTCGGCCAAGTCGTCGACATGCAGGAATTCGCGGCGCGGGGTGCCGCTGCCCCAGTTGGTGACCGACGGCAGACCGTGCTGTGCGGCTTCGTCGTACCGGCGGATCAGCGCCGGTAACACATGACTGGCCTGCGGATCGAAGTTGTCCCCGGGGCCGTACAGATTGGTCGGCATCGCCGCGATCCACGGCAGACCGTACTGTCGGCGCACCGCGCGCACGTGCAGAATCCCGGCGATCTTCGCGATTGCGTAGGCCTCGTTGGTCGGTTCCAGATGACCGGTGAGCAGCTCGTCCTCGGTGATCGGCTGGGCGGCGAACTTCGGGTAGATGCAGGACGAGCCGAGGAACAGCAGCCGTGATACCTCGTGCGCCCGGGCCGCGTCCAGCACGTTGAGCTGGATCTGGAGGTTATCGGAGAGAAAGTCCACCGGATAGGCGTTGTTGGCCGCGATGCCACCGACCCGTGCTGCCGCCAGCACGACGACCGAGACGTCGGTACGAGCGAAAAAGTCGAACACGGCCGATCGATCGCGCAGGTCCAACTCCGCCGAGCTACGTCCGACCAGCTCGGTGAACCCGGCCGCGGTCAGCCGTCGCCAGATCGCCGAACCGACCAGGCCGCGATGGCCGGCGACATAGACCGGTGCTGCTTTGTCCAGCGCCGCCGGCGCGGCGACAGATGACTCGGTCACGATGGCAGCGCCGGCCAGTCGGGCAGATCCGGTCGGTCGACCCAGGGCCGACCGCTGTGCTCCAACGCTTGGATATCGGCATCCACCATGAGGGCGGCCAGTTTGCGCGGATCGACCGTCGCCCGCCAACCCAACTCGGCCGCGGCCTTACTCGGGTCACCGACGAGCTTGTCCACTTCGGTCGGCCGCAGGTAGCGGGCGTCGAGCTTGACGTAGCGCTGCCAGTCCAGACCGACATGCTCGAACGAGGCGGCGAGAAACTCGCGGACCGAGCAAGCCTGGCCGGTAGCCAGGCAGTAGTCGTCCGGCTGGTCGGTCTGCAGCATCCGCCACATGCCTTCGACGTACTCGGGGGCGTACCCCCAGTCGCGGACAGCATCCAGATTGCCGAGGTACAGCTCGTCGATCAGGCCGGCCTTGATCTGGGCCACCGCGCGAGTGATCTTGCGGGTGACGAACGTCTCGCCGCGGCGCGGGGACTCGTGATTGAACAGGATTCCGTTCACCGCGAACATGTCGTATGCCTCGCGATAATTGCGGGTGATCCAGTAGGAGTACACCTTGGCCGCCCCGTAGGGGGAGCGGGGATAGAACGGCGTCTGCTCGTTTTGTGGTGGCGGCGACGCCCCGAACATCTCCGAGCTGGATGCTTGATAGAACCGGCACGGTAGCTCGGCCATTCGGACCGCCTCGAGCAACCGCACCGAACCGACCCCGGTGGTGTCGGCGGTGTGTTCGGGCTCGTCGAAGCTGACCCGGACGTGCGACTGGGCGGCCAGGTTGTACACCTCGTCCGGCTGGATCCGGCTGAGGAGCGTGACCAGCCGGGCGCCGTCGCTCATATCGCCGTAGTGCAGGAACAGCCGCGCGTCGGCGGAGTGCGGGTCGATGTAGATGTGGTCGATCCGGGCGGTGTTGAAAGTTGATGCCCGCCGCATCAACCCGTGCACCTCGTAGCCCTTACCCAGAAGGAACTCGGCCAGGTAGGAACCGTCCTGCCCGGTGATTCCGGTGATCAGTGCGCGTTTGGTCATAGCGACTGTCTAGCCGATCGTCCGGGAGCCGGGGGACGCGGCGCGTACGAAATAGATATCCATAGATTTCGCAGTCTAGCGGTCGCGGTGCAGCCCGGATGCGTCGATCAAGGTAGTGGAATCGTGGGTCCGGCGCCCGGCAAATCAGGCGGTGAGCTCGATGTCGACCGAGTCGGCCACCTCGTCGAGCGACCGGACGGTGTCGATGCAGATCCGCGCCCCGATGTGATCCCGGCTCTGTTGGAACGGCGAGCGCGGATCGTGCGCGATGCAGCTCAGGCTGGCCGCGCGGGCATCGGCGGCGATGTTGTCGACGAGCTCGGTCATCCGGCGATCCAAGCCGTCGACCGCGGCCAAATCGAGTACCAGGGCCTTGGCTCGGGTGGATCGGATAGCGTCTGCCACGCCGTCCCGGATCGTTCGCGCCGCCAGATCGTCGTGAACTTTCGGCAGGCCGACCATCAGATAGTTGTGTACGAGTACTGTCGGCGCCTGGCATCGCTGCGGCGGTATCGCTGGGAAACTGTCGGCGGTGGGGGGAGAGCCCATTGAGCGTCCTTCCGCGCCCGCCGGGCACTGCGCCACGCGCGAGCAGGTCACATACCGAGGGTTTGTTCTTAATGTCTATTCAAGACTCCGAAACGGGTGTTTGTCTCGACTGGGAGCCGGTTGGTTTTTGCCGGCCGGTCGATTCGACGGGGCGCCGAGACGGTCGATCCGAGTCCGTGGCGGCGCGACGACCAGCGACGATGCCCCGATTCCAGCGCTTTGCGGCCGCCGTCCGGGGAAATTGTATGTGGTTAAGAACACAGCAACGGGACGCCGGTTGTTCGGCGTGTCGCCGTGCGGGCGTGCCGTTTGCCGTGGTGCGAAATATGGACCAATGTCCGCTATTGTGTTCCCGGCCCACACACCGTCGGGGATCAGACCACGGAAAGGCGGCAACGGGTATGGGTGCTGCGGTCGGTTTATCAGCCGAGCGCCGGCGTAACGGGATACGAGCTGCGCTGGTCGGGGTGATCGTCATGCTCGCTGCGACGTTCGCGCCGGGTACGGCCGGAGCGGCGCCGATCTATCCGGCGCCGGATCCGGATCCGTTCTATCTGCAACCGCCGGATGTGGCGGCCAAGGGACCGGGCGACATCTTCGCTGCCCGGCCGATGCCGCCGCTGCCGTTGTTTCCCGGCATCGAGATTCGCCAGCTGGCGTTCCGTTCGACCGACTCGCAGGGGCGGCCGATCGCAGCCACGACGTTGGTGATGCTGCCGCCCAATCGTGCGGTGGATGCGCCGGTGCTGTCTTATCAGCACATCGTCAACGCGCTGGGCTTGCGGTGCGCGCCGTCGCGGGCGCTCTACTCGACCGACCAGACCGTGGTGATCCGGGAAGCGCCGGCGCTCAACGGCGTCCTGGCCCGCGGCTGGGTTGTCACGTTGCCGGATCATCTCGGGCCGGACAGCGCCTACGGCGCGGCCCGAATGGGCGGTCAGATCACCCTCGACGGGATCCGGGCGGTGCAGCGCAGCGCCGACCTGAACCTCGGCCGCAGTCCGGTGGCCATGGCCGGCTACTCCGGTGGTGGTATGGCGACCGCGTTTGCCGCCGCGCTGGCGAAGGAGTATGCGCCCGAGTTGCGCATCGTCGGGGTTGCCGAGGGTGGCGTCCCGATGAATATTCGCAAGATGGCCGAGGCGCTCGGGTTTGCGCCGCATCCACTGTTCGGTTTGGCGATGGCCGCCGCGATCGGATTGGAACGGGAGTATCCGGAGCAGTTCCCGCTCAGCGCGCAGCTGAATCCGGAGGGGCTCGGGTTACGCGATCAGATGGCCAACGCCTGCACCAACGACATCTTGGCGCTGGGTGCCGGGCGGAGCGTGCCGCAGCTTGCGGCGTCGACCTCGCTGGTGAACGATCCGAACGCCTGGTCGGTAGCCGACTTGAACAGTGTGGAGCTGTATCCGGGGGTGCCGAACATGCCGGTATTCGAATGGCACAGCCCGATCGATGGTCTGATCCCGGTGGATTCGATCGACGCCACCGTGCGCCGGTACTGCGCAGCGGGGGTGCCGGTGCTCGCCGAGAAATATCCCAGCCCGGATCACATGACGACGGCGGTGCTGGGCATGCCGGCCGCGATGAACTACCTGGACGCCAGGTTTCGCGGTGAACCGGCGCCGAGCAACTGCCGCTAGCTGGACGCTTGCAATTGTTAGCACCTGGCGTACATTCTTGAGAGACGTACCCGTCCACCAAGGAGGCACGACCCATGGCCGACATTACCGGCACCAAGCCCACCGAATCCACGTTCGACCCGCGGCGGCCGATCTACGCCACGGTCGGCGCGGGCTACGCCGCGTTCGACGCGGTCAGCGAGTTGGTCTCGAAGACTCGCGCTCGGGTCTCGGAAACCCGCGGCGATTTCGGTGACCAGGTCAGCGCGCTGCGGGAGCGGCTGGGCGACCTGCCCGTCGACGTTCCGGACGATCTGGCCGGGCTGCGCGACAAGCTGTCCTACGACGAGCTGCGCCGTACCGCCGAGGATCGCTACTCGGACTTCGTCGAGCGCGGTGCCAACGAGCTGAGCGACCGGCCCAACGTCGAGCAGCAGCTGGACCGAGTCGATTCGCTTTACCACGACGCCATCGCCGCGCTCGACAAGGTCGGCGACCAGGTGGCGAAGCTGACCGGCCGGATCGGCGACTAGTCGTCCGCAGCTCGGGTGGGGCTGGGACGCGCGACGGCGATCCCGAGCGTGACCAGCCACAGCGACATCATGCCCACCTGTATGCGCTGTGCGACACCGAGGGCGTAATCGCCCGGCAGGTTGTCCGCGACCAGTAGCCAGACCGTTGCAATCGACCCGATGAGCAGCCAGGTCAGGCCAGCGGTGCGCAGCGCAGCTCCCCGGCCGAGCCGGTATGCAGCTCCCCGGCGGAGCCGGAATGCGGCTACGGTGAACGCGATCATCGCCACGAAGATCGCGTTCACCGCGACCGTGCTGGTCAATGCATGAACGTGATGCAGCTGGGGAAACAATCCGCTGGGGCTGCTCGGACACGGGTGGTCCGGCGTCGGTATGCAACTGATCGGCAGGGTGGCATCGGCGACCGTGGCACCGCCGAAGATCATCAGGGCAACCCAGCCGGTCGTGGTCAGCCGACTGGGCGGGCCGAGTGGGCTTGGGCTGCGCTTACGAAGGATCAGCGCGGTCGCGGCGACGAGGATCACCAGCACGCCGGTGATCACGTCGGCCAGCGCGAACACCCAGCGGTACGGCCGGCCGACGGCGTCGAGTTCGCTGAGGAACGAATCGGTCGGGTCGAGGCCGAGATCGAGAACGAACTCCAAGAGCCACGACGAATAACAGATGCCGGCGACGATCAGCGCGGTGCCCATCACGACCGGCCCAGCGCGGC
Above is a genomic segment from Skermania piniformis containing:
- a CDS encoding DUF475 domain-containing protein, translating into MIRIFGLSILVTIASLVVAWLYGGPEAFALALILGILEVSLSFDNAVVNATILRRMSDFWQQIFLTIGILIAVFGMRLLFPLAIVWITAGLSPTRALDLALNPPPGDAAYFPDGSPSYETLVTDAHPQIAAFGGMFLLMLFLDFVFEDRDITWLSWLERPLARIGKLDMVSVVVALIALVLTAEFLAAEDKVATVMVSGALGLVVYIVVNGLGELFDAETHAEHAAEASSHGGPSELAKATGKAGFFLFLYLEVLDASFSFDGVIGAFAITSDPIIIALGLGLIGAMFVRSITIYLVRKGTLNEYRYLEHGAFWAIGALAVILLITVGNIHVPELVTGLVGVALIGAAFITSLISNRRDGDRSGDDTPAAVPVG
- a CDS encoding DUF998 domain-containing protein; amino-acid sequence: MGTALIVAGICYSSWLLEFVLDLGLDPTDSFLSELDAVGRPYRWVFALADVITGVLVILVAATALILRKRSPSPLGPPSRLTTTGWVALMIFGGATVADATLPISCIPTPDHPCPSSPSGLFPQLHHVHALTSTVAVNAIFVAMIAFTVAAFRLRRGAAYRLGRGAALRTAGLTWLLIGSIATVWLLVADNLPGDYALGVAQRIQVGMMSLWLVTLGIAVARPSPTRAADD
- the gmd gene encoding GDP-mannose 4,6-dehydratase, with amino-acid sequence MTKRALITGITGQDGSYLAEFLLGKGYEVHGLMRRASTFNTARIDHIYIDPHSADARLFLHYGDMSDGARLVTLLSRIQPDEVYNLAAQSHVRVSFDEPEHTADTTGVGSVRLLEAVRMAELPCRFYQASSSEMFGASPPPQNEQTPFYPRSPYGAAKVYSYWITRNYREAYDMFAVNGILFNHESPRRGETFVTRKITRAVAQIKAGLIDELYLGNLDAVRDWGYAPEYVEGMWRMLQTDQPDDYCLATGQACSVREFLAASFEHVGLDWQRYVKLDARYLRPTEVDKLVGDPSKAAAELGWRATVDPRKLAALMVDADIQALEHSGRPWVDRPDLPDWPALPS
- a CDS encoding lipase family protein, giving the protein MGAAVGLSAERRRNGIRAALVGVIVMLAATFAPGTAGAAPIYPAPDPDPFYLQPPDVAAKGPGDIFAARPMPPLPLFPGIEIRQLAFRSTDSQGRPIAATTLVMLPPNRAVDAPVLSYQHIVNALGLRCAPSRALYSTDQTVVIREAPALNGVLARGWVVTLPDHLGPDSAYGAARMGGQITLDGIRAVQRSADLNLGRSPVAMAGYSGGGMATAFAAALAKEYAPELRIVGVAEGGVPMNIRKMAEALGFAPHPLFGLAMAAAIGLEREYPEQFPLSAQLNPEGLGLRDQMANACTNDILALGAGRSVPQLAASTSLVNDPNAWSVADLNSVELYPGVPNMPVFEWHSPIDGLIPVDSIDATVRRYCAAGVPVLAEKYPSPDHMTTAVLGMPAAMNYLDARFRGEPAPSNCR
- a CDS encoding GDP-L-fucose synthase family protein, coding for MTESSVAAPAALDKAAPVYVAGHRGLVGSAIWRRLTAAGFTELVGRSSAELDLRDRSAVFDFFARTDVSVVVLAAARVGGIAANNAYPVDFLSDNLQIQLNVLDAARAHEVSRLLFLGSSCIYPKFAAQPITEDELLTGHLEPTNEAYAIAKIAGILHVRAVRRQYGLPWIAAMPTNLYGPGDNFDPQASHVLPALIRRYDEAAQHGLPSVTNWGSGTPRREFLHVDDLADACLHLLANYDGDDHVNVGTGIDHSIAEIAGMVADAVDYSGEIRWDTSKPDGTPRKLLDVSKLRATGWTPSIGLEAGIASTVGWYRDSICAGAPT